A stretch of Sporichthya brevicatena DNA encodes these proteins:
- a CDS encoding PucR family transcriptional regulator, with translation MPVAVPDREPGAALIAAAARRLDARRGEFIRAMVDRFTVDIAPLQHDDEMRAMLAASTDANVAVALHLLEQGIDPHVVEPAPAAAQYARRLAQQGIPLSALLRAYRLGHADFVEAMLHEISTDPDGNPKTVAAASATVVRESAAFVDSVSELVVLAYETEREAWARNDSTLRASRIRILLEGEDVEIRAAERALGHPLAQVHVAVALWFDEGGPLRGDELIRLERSCASAATLVGAQYLFSARDEGSATVWFSRPGDGPDVEKLADALAGSDGPVPRIALGRPGADLAGFRVTHRQAEQAKRVAVVAGATGTPVTDFADVGAVALLCQDLPAARAFVADTLGPLAADDDNAERLRETLRVFLATNGSYTAAAELLNLHKNSVQYRITKAEQLCGRPLRAERFDVEFALRACHLLGAAVLRSD, from the coding sequence GTGCCTGTCGCTGTTCCCGACCGCGAACCGGGCGCCGCGCTCATCGCTGCGGCGGCCCGGCGGCTGGACGCGCGCCGCGGCGAGTTCATCCGGGCGATGGTCGACCGGTTCACGGTGGACATCGCGCCGCTGCAGCACGACGATGAGATGCGCGCGATGCTCGCCGCGAGCACCGATGCGAACGTCGCCGTCGCGCTGCACCTGCTCGAACAGGGGATAGACCCGCACGTCGTCGAACCTGCGCCCGCGGCCGCGCAGTACGCCCGGCGCCTGGCGCAGCAGGGAATCCCGCTCTCGGCGTTGTTGCGCGCCTACCGGCTCGGGCACGCGGACTTCGTCGAGGCGATGCTGCACGAGATCAGCACCGACCCCGACGGCAACCCGAAGACCGTCGCCGCCGCGAGCGCGACGGTGGTGCGCGAGTCCGCGGCGTTCGTCGACTCCGTCTCCGAGTTGGTCGTGCTCGCCTACGAGACCGAGCGCGAGGCGTGGGCACGCAACGACTCGACGCTGCGCGCCTCACGGATCCGCATCCTGCTCGAGGGGGAGGACGTCGAGATCCGCGCGGCCGAGCGCGCCCTGGGCCACCCGCTCGCGCAGGTGCACGTCGCCGTCGCCCTCTGGTTCGACGAGGGCGGCCCGCTGCGCGGTGACGAACTGATCCGCCTGGAGCGCTCCTGCGCCTCGGCCGCGACGTTGGTCGGCGCGCAGTACCTGTTCAGCGCGCGCGACGAGGGCAGCGCCACCGTCTGGTTCTCGCGCCCGGGCGACGGCCCGGACGTCGAGAAGCTCGCCGACGCCCTTGCCGGCTCCGACGGACCCGTGCCGCGGATCGCGCTCGGGCGGCCCGGCGCCGACCTCGCCGGGTTCCGGGTCACGCACCGGCAGGCGGAGCAGGCCAAGCGTGTCGCCGTCGTCGCGGGTGCGACCGGGACGCCGGTCACCGACTTCGCCGACGTCGGTGCGGTCGCGCTGCTGTGCCAGGACCTCCCCGCGGCCCGCGCGTTCGTCGCCGACACCCTCGGGCCGCTGGCGGCGGACGACGACAACGCCGAACGACTGCGCGAGACCCTCCGCGTCTTTCTCGCGACCAACGGCAGTTACACCGCCGCCGCCGAACTGCTGAACCTGCACAAGAACTCGGTCCAGTACCGGATCACCAAGGCCGAGCAGCTCTGCGGCCGGCCGCTGCGGGCCGAGCGCTTCGACGTCGAGTTCGCCCTGCGGGCCTGCCACCTCCTCGGCGCGGCCGTGCTGCGATCCGACTGA
- a CDS encoding DUF4870 domain-containing protein produces MPTQSERRRAAIVHVASIPGMAIGLGFVGPLIALRVLTRGSTFVRAHAVAAVNFNVTVGLVGLAGLIGTASLSRVGDDGGPDWAAGATVVLIVLLTVGWFLLTVRAAMAARYGEAYRYPVAAPFLRV; encoded by the coding sequence GTGCCCACGCAGTCCGAGCGGCGCCGGGCGGCGATCGTCCACGTGGCCTCGATCCCGGGGATGGCGATCGGCCTCGGGTTCGTCGGGCCGCTGATCGCGCTGCGCGTGCTGACCCGGGGGTCGACGTTCGTGCGCGCGCACGCCGTCGCGGCGGTGAACTTCAACGTCACGGTCGGCCTGGTCGGGCTCGCCGGGCTGATCGGGACGGCCTCACTGTCCCGGGTCGGCGACGACGGCGGACCGGACTGGGCCGCCGGCGCCACCGTCGTGCTGATCGTGCTGCTGACCGTCGGCTGGTTCCTGCTCACGGTCCGCGCCGCGATGGCGGCCCGCTACGGCGAGGCCTACCGCTACCCGGTCGCCGCGCCCTTCCTCCGGGTGTGA
- a CDS encoding DUF3097 domain-containing protein has product MPGDHYGADVLARNWRRPRAVPAVPADRDLVVEEVDTGFCGAVVRCDKMPGGWVVTLADRHDKHRTFPLGPGFLIDGKPVTLTPPSAPAAAKVPARTASGSVAVPRARARVARASRIYVEGRHDAELVEKVWGDDLRHEGVVVEYLEGVDDLPAIVAEFRPAPGRRLGVLVDHLVEGSKESRIAAAVRNPHVLVVGHPYIDIWQAVRPQVVRIDAWPDVPRGRPWKEGVIDALGWNCETHVAWKRILASVRTWTDLEPALLGRVEELIDFVTTGDAAEGAAED; this is encoded by the coding sequence ATGCCCGGCGACCACTACGGCGCCGACGTCCTTGCCCGGAACTGGCGGCGGCCCCGGGCCGTCCCCGCCGTTCCGGCCGACCGGGACCTCGTCGTCGAGGAGGTCGACACCGGTTTCTGCGGCGCGGTGGTGCGCTGCGACAAGATGCCCGGCGGCTGGGTGGTCACGCTCGCGGACCGGCACGACAAGCACCGCACGTTCCCGCTCGGGCCCGGCTTCCTGATCGACGGCAAGCCGGTGACGCTGACGCCCCCGAGCGCCCCCGCCGCGGCGAAGGTCCCCGCCCGGACCGCGTCCGGCTCGGTGGCGGTCCCCCGCGCCCGCGCGCGGGTGGCCCGGGCCAGCCGGATCTACGTCGAGGGCCGCCACGACGCCGAGCTCGTCGAGAAGGTCTGGGGCGACGACCTGCGGCACGAGGGCGTCGTCGTCGAGTACCTGGAGGGCGTGGACGACCTCCCCGCGATCGTCGCCGAGTTCCGCCCGGCCCCCGGGCGCCGCCTCGGCGTGCTCGTCGACCACCTCGTCGAGGGCAGCAAGGAGAGCCGGATCGCGGCCGCCGTCCGGAACCCGCACGTGCTGGTCGTCGGGCATCCCTACATCGACATCTGGCAGGCGGTCCGCCCGCAGGTGGTGCGGATCGACGCCTGGCCGGACGTCCCCCGCGGCCGCCCGTGGAAGGAGGGCGTGATCGACGCCCTCGGCTGGAACTGCGAGACCCACGTCGCCTGGAAGCGGATCCTCGCCTCCGTCCGCACCTGGACGGATTTGGAGCCGGCGCTGCTCGGCCGGGTCGAGGAGCTCATCGACTTCGTCACCACGGGCGACGCCGCCGAGGGCGCCGCCGAGGACTGA
- the hrcA gene encoding heat-inducible transcriptional repressor HrcA, translating into MLDERKLAVLRAIVQDYVSTEEPVGSKTLVDRHNLGVSPATIRNDMAVLEEEGYIAQPHTSAGRVPTDKGYRLFVDRLAGVRPLTSPERRAIQQFLDSAVNLDDVVDRTVRLLAQLTRQVAVVQYPSLSTASVRHLEVLSTGPGRVMLVLITDTGRVEQRVVDVPVVTSEDLLPDLRARLNAVMDGQRLSKAADAVTLLGENWPAPPGSVDATVVATVIAALHEMIDDSHDQRVVMAGAANLTRAGQDFTDSLGVVLEALEEQVVLMRLLHQANSPDVSVRIGHENSMESLAGTSVVASGYGHREVVARLGVIGPTRMDYPGTMGAVRAVARYVGHILSDEK; encoded by the coding sequence GTGCTGGACGAACGCAAGCTCGCCGTGCTCCGCGCGATCGTGCAGGACTACGTCTCGACCGAGGAGCCGGTGGGCTCGAAGACGCTGGTCGACCGGCACAACCTGGGCGTCTCCCCGGCCACGATCCGCAACGACATGGCGGTGCTGGAGGAGGAGGGCTACATCGCCCAGCCGCACACCAGCGCCGGGCGGGTGCCCACCGACAAGGGCTACCGCCTGTTCGTCGACCGGCTCGCCGGGGTCCGGCCCCTGACCTCGCCCGAGCGGCGGGCGATCCAGCAGTTCCTGGACTCGGCGGTCAACCTCGACGACGTCGTCGACCGCACCGTGCGGCTGCTCGCGCAGCTCACGCGGCAGGTCGCGGTCGTGCAGTACCCGTCGCTCTCGACGGCGTCGGTCCGGCACCTGGAGGTGCTCTCCACGGGCCCGGGCCGCGTGATGCTGGTGCTGATCACCGACACCGGGCGGGTCGAGCAGCGCGTCGTCGACGTCCCCGTCGTGACCAGCGAGGACCTGCTGCCGGACCTGCGGGCCCGGCTGAACGCCGTGATGGACGGCCAGCGGCTGTCCAAGGCCGCGGACGCGGTGACCCTGCTGGGGGAGAACTGGCCGGCGCCGCCGGGGAGCGTCGACGCCACCGTCGTCGCGACGGTCATCGCGGCGCTGCACGAGATGATCGACGACAGTCACGACCAGCGGGTCGTGATGGCCGGTGCGGCGAACCTCACGCGCGCCGGGCAGGACTTCACCGACTCGCTCGGCGTCGTCCTCGAGGCCCTGGAGGAACAGGTCGTGCTGATGCGCCTGCTGCACCAGGCGAACTCCCCGGACGTCAGCGTGCGGATCGGGCACGAGAACAGCATGGAGAGCCTGGCCGGTACCTCGGTCGTGGCCTCCGGGTACGGTCACCGCGAGGTCGTCGCCCGGCTGGGCGTGATCGGGCCGACCCGGATGGACTACCCGGGCACGATGGGTGCGGTGCGCGCTGTGGCGCGCTACGTCGGCCACATCCTCTCCGACGAGAAGTAG